AATATCTCGAGGTCAGTACTCCTTTGTTGCTGGTGCTATGAATCTATCGTTGAGTGCTTTTGAATAGACTACATATGTTCGGACTGCTCTTGAAGACTTGTTAAGTACGTACCTGAATTGGGAATAGCTGCAACATTCATGCATGACTTGGATCCATATCATCAGGATCGTTTTATTTGATagttttcaaaagaaaaatacttTTCTTCGTAGTTATGTACAGATTTGAACTCCTCTTAGTACaccatttttgcatttttactTTTGTAGAGAGAGGAGAAGTGCTCAGTGACTGCTATAAGCTACTTCCAGTTGATTTGCGCGACATACATCAATTAAACGAGGTCATAGCTTTGGCTGGTATGGATCCCAGGTATGTGCTTAGAGGCAATTTTCTTCCTTTGTTGATTTGGATTTCATCACTGTCTTTGAACATTCTATGGATCTTTGAGCTATTAATGTCTTTTTTTATGGCATATCATGATCCTTCCATTTCAAAATAATAACTATTGTATCCTCGTTAAAAGACTGATGCTTTGTGTCACTCAGACTCTGTTATTAATACTAACACAAAGTGTTGTATTATAAAAATACTCGTCTACACTTCTGAATTATCTAAATTTACTGTTGAAATTGTTGGTTACTCCATCTGGGATACCTAAAAAACCTGTTGGTTtctataaacaaaaataaaattataaggCCTGCTGATGTTTTGAGCACAGAGAGTGGGAGAAATAAGTAGGAAACAATTTTTCCTTGTATAAATGAGATAAATAATTTTAAGTTTGGAATTTGCTAATAAAGAGACAAGCAAGATTGCAAGGAAGAACGAATGTATACTACATTCGAGCAAGCTCATGCTAGAGGGCCtgtactaattttttttttgttggcctTCTTTGGTCTAGTGAAAGCCTTGGGACCTGCAGTATAGTAACGATTTCaatcaatcttcttctttttgttgttaTTTTCTTCAGTCTCCCCTAATATAATTTGGAAAGTCATGATATTTTAATTTGTTATTTAGATTCTTTCATGAttgatttattgattttattctGATATTATTATCAGCCTGCCAACTTTTATAATTGCAGAATGCGTTTTGATATACATTGATCCAGAATCCAGTCGTGCCATAGTTAGCTGGGCATCAAAAACATTTTCAACAGCAATTTTTTTCTTATATGAGCAGGTAACATGCCTCTTCAACTTATAAAGTCTTTATAATTTGATCtttgttgcttgttttgatttgTGATTCAGTACAATAGAGCAATGGTTTTATATAAGTTTCTTATATATATGGTTTTGTTTACACCTCATTGTGGTGCCTCAACAGATTCATCCAGATGATGCTTTTGGGCAGCAGATGATCAGAAACTTGGAGGTCAGTGATACTTctccttttctttaattttcttgtttatATTCTGAATAATACGGCATGTATCTTTAAAATGTGTATTCAATTTAGTCCTTGGCATATCTATCTCTTTTTGTTATTTCAGTTTTCAGTTCACTAGTGAGAGGTAACAAActtaatgaaaaagaaaaagaaattaaagaagaGCAGTGGGGTGGAAAATTGTTCATAGAGAAGGAAATGAACCAAAATGAACATAACAAAAGATCACAACAAATTAATTGTAAAATTGTTttggttttcaaattaatgttATATTCATCTTGATCCACAAAATATAATTATAGATGCTGATGCAaattttttggttttccttaGAAACTACATTGTCTGTATAAGATACTATAGGACTATAGAAGTACCAGTACCTGAGCTAGCACTCTGGTAACTGGTTGAAAACAAAAGAGTGGATTTCCAATCCCTAGATAGATGTAACAAGACTACATGTTTCCATGGAGAGCCAGGGCATCGCTTATTAACATTGCTCTATTGCCAGTTGGCCAAAACCCATGGATTGGAAATATTTTGACTGGAATTGTTTTGGCCAGACTACATGTTTCCATGCTTTTTGTTTCCGCAGATGAAGtctatctttctttcttctccaattttttttttcattttctctatatctttctttctttctttctgcttgCATGTTGTTTCACATAAGCATTGCATGAGAAGTAGGAGGACACCTCTGCTTTTTATTTTACAATCAAACTCATGTAACAAGTGATAAATGGAATACATTTTGAAACACTTGGAAGACAGGCTACCTGCCTATACCTTATCGTTCCTGAAACAATTCACATCTTCTGATTCATGCTTAATTTTATCTGTTTTTTACTTTGGGCAAAGCTATGCTGCTTAATAAAATCTCATGTTACCGGAATAAAGACTTGAAGTGAGCATTTTTGTGTTCTGATTTTCAGAGTCGAGGTTGTTCGCTCTTGGGAATACATGATACGCCAACATTGCAGGCAAAGGAAAGACTTTTTCTTGATCGAGGATGGCAGGTATATATTTAACAGTGTCTTTTGGACCATGAAGTATATGATGACACACCAGTACTTTTTATTTTCTGGGGTAGAGAGGCAATTTACAACAGTGAATTATGGAGCAGTAATGTAGATGCAGAAACTAGATGTGcacaaataaaaatggattttttttttttttttttgccgtaGGTTACTGAAATCATTCAAGTAAAATTTATGTTCAAATTATGGCATGTATTGAAGAGTGCCCCTTATATATTTAAAGTTCAAGACATCTTGGTTGTTGATTATTGTTCAGCTTCCTTTCAAAATGAAATTTGTTAATTTTATATTTGGGGTTTCTTTTATTTGCATAATTTCCTCTTTTATTTCTATCTCACTCAATGATGTCATCTTTATTTTAATATTGTGATTTTTTATGTGTGGGGTTTCAGAGAGCTGTTGCTTGGGACATGCTGAGAGTATATAGTAGTTTTGTTGAAGCTCAAGAAAAACGCAGGTATGTAGGATCTACATCTTGGAATATTTTGAGTAGTTTATCCATCTTTGCAATGGCATAGTTCACTTCATTTTCTTGGGGATGAGAGCGAGGGGATATAGACTATGTTCTACCAGTTATGTGAGTGTAGGAATCTGGGAAATAAAGGACCTGGGTGATAAATATTGCTATCAGAGTGTTGCATCTAGTGTCTGTGTTTCATGAAGTATACAGTTTTATCCTTGGTCCTTCTGTAAAAAActtaaaaaggaacaaaagaagTTCTGTCCTTAGCAGAAGATATTGAGAATTCTGGTAAGAACTTAAACTGTGGTTCAGGGAATGAATGTTAGAAAAGGGGTAGCTGCCTTTGCTGGTTCTTACTTTACAGAAAATGAGAACCCACTGGACTTCTCTGGAAGCCCTTTCCTGATTTTaggttttttcttatttttattgcAGTTTAGATTCCCTAGATCATATATGGTTGTGATATTGTGGTACCATTTCTGCTTTTTGAGGTTCTAAAGCTTCTTTGTAGAATATGAAGGGtccttttcctttccatttttgtgcTCTTTCTCTTTCCATCAACTTTTTATCTGGCAAGCTCACTATCATCTCTGAAACATTCTTGACAAGATTCTCATATTTGATGTCTTGTTCATTAGGATTGAACGATTGGAATTGTTTGATGAATTTGAAGAATGGCACATGATGCAGGCAAGTCAACTCCTCCTTTCTGttgtaaaataaaaatagtgcTAGGATTTATttggtaaaaaaatttattccACAAGGATTTACAGTGGTGGTCCTAGATTAGTCAAGTTGGTTTCCTCTGTTTTTGTGCATATGCTTAAGCACATATCAGCATATACACACGCTGGCCCATGGTTCATGGACCGCAGCGAGTCCTGGTTACCTAGGGTGTGAATGGTCACAAGCAACCATCGGTCATATCGTTTGGAGGCTGAACCATGTCAATCATTCTGTTGTACTGGAAACTGCTGATTTATTTGGGATCACCCCTATCGCTCCCCTTATTTGGGAGGTAGTGGTTAGTTGGGAGGCAAACATAGGTTTATTGCCAATTGTTCACTAATTTGGATGGGTATATCATTCTTTATTCTGAAGTTTTGCCCCACACTGCTGATTTTCAGGAGCACTACTGTGTGGCTTATGCAATCAATGATGCCATGGTATGTCCATATTTGACTGGAAAACTGCGATGCATCTGCACTTCATCACATATATGTATTTTTATGCACATCATGTTGTTAATTTCCATCAGGAATCAATAACGTAACTTATTCATCTCTTCTAATATGAGAGAGATTAGGACCCAAATTTTCATGTGGCTTGATGGTGGAGAAATGTCGGCTGTGGTTAATAGCTGAAGCTTAATCTTTTAAAGTTTCTCTTGACTGTTCCAAAAGTTCTACATAAAAACTTAAAAgccgcttctttattttttctgaaaGGGGAGTGTGATAATATTATCATGTAGCCCTATGATGGTTTCTCTAACATATTGCTTGTTCTCTTGGTTATAATTCTAATACTTTTGACACCATTATTCAGAATCTTTTTGAGGATTTCGGGTTCCCTAAAGAGCAGCAGAAGCACGAGCCCATCCCCTCCTCATCAGCATCACCATGAAAGCATGATACTTGAGCAAGACCGCAACCATGAATCCATGATGATGTTCCCAAGTTTGGTTAAACATTATATCAGATAAGCACTTCTGATTCAGGTAAACAATCAAGGGGACTCTCAAGTCTTGTTTTGGCTATAGTATTCAAAAGAATGGTGACCATCTGTGACATTCTATGTGCGGATGATGTTTATGGCTTAAAGAGAAAGATCCTTTCCTTTCTGTGCTAGCTGTTTGGCAAAGGAAAAAGACTTGGTGGGTCCACCAAAGCACCAAATATCTGTAGTCTTATTGGCTTGTAGGGTTTGGGTCATGTGAGGAGGGGATAATGTGCATGGTTTGGTTCTTTCCTACTGTATTCTCTATTCTTTTCTCtattcttgttttcttctttcttggaTGATGATCATGACATTAGTGTGTACTACGGAAGATAGTGGAAAATCGATTCACATATTGTTGATACTattatcttctttctttctaaaaTTTGGCCTTAAAATTGATTTAATGGGCGAGTATGAAATGAAAAATTATGAACATTGTATATTTGATTGTGTATATGTTCCTACATAAAATAAagattattttggattatgagTTTCTCGGTAGCTTTCTTATACAAGTTGATTTTACAGTGTAACAATGGTGAAAGTCCCGAGTCATTACATGCTGTTAAAAAATCAAATGAACACAATAATTTAGTTAGGCACTGTAATAACCATATGATAATCAAAgagttgaatgatttctaatTTCTGCTGCTTTTTTCTAAGAATTATTCTTGAAAGCGAGATCTCATCAAAGTAACTTTCTTCTtggtggaaaagaaaaatgttcttaaatctagaaaCTGTACCTCAGGagcatcccatttgtatttacCATTTAGTGATTATGATTTTGCCTCAAGAAGTCAGAGAAAGAATTAATGACAAGATTGGGCAATGTCGATAATTTATTCGCAAACGAGGGCTAGaaatccaaaaatgaaaaacaattcCCCATTAGTCACAACATAAAAATACCGTCTTTATTTTCCTTCATTCTGTCCTTGAGGCATTCAGTGGGGTTCTCAAAGTAGTGTTGTTCGAAACCCAGTATGTGTCCAACATGAACGAGTCCGTCGGTAGGTATGTTACATTATGATCACACGACTTCAGTCTTCCAATCAAATAACTCTGCAAATTGATATGAGGCAATGAACAGGGTAAAGGCACCCCACCGGCCTTTGAGCGTAGGAGTGTAGGACTAGAGGAGAGGCTCCCACTTTCTTTATCAAACAGTTGCAATCTTTGGATTTACTAATATTATTCACTCTATTCTTTATCAAACAGTTGCAATCTTTGGCCCTTATATCACTCTATTCTGTTCAACTTTCTAGCTTCCCTCCTTGGATATATATCAATTTTGACACCCTAATTTAAGGAAGACAAACCATTTATGTCCTTTTTCTGGTAAAGGGATGGCTATTTTATTGTTGTTTGTTACAGCTTGCAAACATCCAGAGCCATCCACAGgcctttgtttatttgtttagcCACCAACTGGTTTAGAAAGTCTGAGAAAATCTTTTACGGATTACGTACTTGGTTGCAGCTTATCTAATTAGAGCATTGGCTGATTCAATTCTCTACTGTCTGCTTACATGCGCCTAGCTGGGCTATTCTAGACCCTAGATAGTGAATTTTAAAATGCGAGCAGGATAAACATATTTTTGTAGAAATGTTTATTTGATCGCCAGTTACTATGAATTTTATAGCTATTTATCCCAAAAGTGTTGTACGCATTCTAATCTCAGTTATTAAATTTAAACCCAATAGTAGGTGATTATGAAATTTTTGATCACCAGATGACTAAGTAACGCTACTCATGTTTCTTGTTGGTATTTTGTTTTagaacactttttttttttttttttttagggcaacggaagactaatccattgatagaaatcatgacgacctcgctcggtcaagcatgaagggtacaaacACCCCTCATATTATAATACATGCTCATAAGAGTACtaaaaccaaaaggaaatccaaaaaaactaagattccaaaaagaaaactacTAGCCAAAGCAATAAAAACTACGAAGACCTACGCCATCTAGCGTGAGACACTTCCTCGATCactttgacgcctaagacccttcTAGTGTACGTCGCCATCACCAAGCAAGACACATCACACCCTAGATGACCCAGGAATCACCTCCAACCTAGACTGGGAAATGGGCACTGAATCCTGCCCATCCTGCACCCCATGTATACCATCAGCCCCTTCAGCAACAGACCCCGACATCATGGCTACAGAACCACCACAAATGGACGCTGCCTTCGAGGTTTTTACCTTGTTGCGTTGTCCCCGGGGCCTACCCTTCTTCTTGTAGACCTTGGGAGCCTGAGTCACCGTCACTTCAACCAGACCTTCTGGAGAAAGTTCGAAGCCCAGATTTTCTGGCTGCAGGTTAGCCGGAACAATATCCAAGCTATGTTTAGCACGCTTGCCTTCCTCTGAAGCCTCCTCCTCCCTGGGACGACGTACCCCTACCACCGGTGTAGAAGCAGAAGTGCCCTCAGTCCCAGAGCTCGTAACAAGTTCCGGGAGCGACCGAATATGCACggatttcttcttcatcaagctAGGAACCCTGAAAGCAGAGAGAAGTGAAGGATAAATAGTGGGTTGGGTGTTTACCCTAAAGACAATGGCTGGAATAATCGACCCCATCGCTGGCTGTGACCCTGTCTCCACCACAGTATCAGTCTCCGAGTCCTCCTCCCTAGGGCATCGCTGCCCGCCATGATTGAGCAGAGAACAAGAGCGACACCGACCTAGGAGCCTTTCATACTTAAAACGAAGGGTTAGGACGTCAATaggagaaaccctaaccctgcgATCTAGCCTTACCGGATCGTTGATGGAGAGAACAAGCCGGACACGAGCTTCACTCCTGCGTAGCGCCAACCGGTCCACCTCCAGAACCTCTCCAATGGTCCCCCCAACCAACCGGACGGTAGGTTCCTTCAAAATACCGGGGAGGGATGCCCTGCAGTGTAACCCAGATCTAAACAAAATCCAGCTTCACGCCAGAGATCTCTGAGAAGCCATCATAGTCGTTCAGAAGGATCATAACGCGCTGAAAGCCCCACGGACCACCCTTCTTCACACGAGCAACATCCCTTTCATGAGTGAACGTAAACAGAAACCGTTCACCCCATGGTTGGACCTCCACTGTCCCCGACAGCCTCCACATCGACCGCACAGCACTCCTGAAAGACTCCATCACCACTGCCCTACAAGTGTTCAATCTGCCCACCAAGTAAAATTTGCGAGCCAAAAATTCCTTCCCTAGAACCCTGAGATTCCCCAAGTCCACTGGTTCTTCTCCTGCTCTGAGTGACAGTTTGGTCGCTAGCCTGGCCGTCATGGATGCGATAGCAGCAGCCATGAAGTTTGGTCACCGCACAACTCAAAAATACtcaaaaaaccctaaccctagcagagagagagagggggagcaAAAGTCGCGGTATACCATTATTTAGAACACTTAATATGTCATTATCTTAAGAAAGAAGAAATGTGGATAGACGTTTTGAGAGTGCCATAACTTTTCCATACGTACAGCTATGGGTTTGAACccctaaaaacaaaattttagaTATCTTAGTAGCAACTGAAATATTTGTCGTCATTTTCATAATTTCACCATGCCGATATCTAAGTGACATTCACAGTAAATTTGTGACTAAATTATCAGATTTATATTTACTAATATTATTCTAATTTTCTCTTACATATTCGTAAATCTGGAGTACCAAAGTTTTCACCTTTCCAAAATTTGAAACATCGCCTAAAGTACATGTCTATTAGCAACCAGAGCTTCTTGCTTCTCAAAGATTGTAGAGTTCGGTAGGAGAACTAGTTTCGAGCTTAGGTCTGTGAACCGGTTTTGAGGAATTCCTGGGTGTTCGAAAAGGTGGTATGGTATCTTTTTGAGGAGGCAAATTAGGGTTTCATATTAGACATGAACATAAATTTTAGACCTAAACCAAATTAGAATCAATTTGAACTTCATAGATTTCTAACAATTAaataaaaacaactaaagaTGAAGAATATCTTGAAAGGAACATTTATGTAGTTCATGGAGAATCAGATACTCTCCTAAACAAACCCAGACTGGGAGGATCCAGTAAAAACTAGGTATCAAACTTTCAACACGGCCGTTAGGTTTCAGCTTTTCTTTCCTCTTTTGATTTCACAACATTTCAGATTAAATGTGGGGGTTGGAAACACAGAAAGAGGAACTTTCACACCGTTCAGTTTCAAATTTTACAGCAAAAGTCTAAAGCTCCCATATACTTGTTGGAACTTGTGGGACTCTagtcccacatggaagaaagTTTGAAAGATCATGACCTTTTTAAGGACACACCCATGTATAGAATTAAATGGGCAACAAGTCAAAGAGTGGGATTCGGTGGGCTTTCCTATTGGGCTTCCATAGGAATatggagatatatatatatatatatatatatattaagtcaaagatgggccttgggccttggggctcttgggctcggtTTGACTAAATATGATATTCTTTTTTGCTTTACTGTTTTGAATTTCGGATATAATCGAACAGTTGCAGCGGATTGAATTGAACAACGTCAAACAACTGCCGACGCAACCGACGTAACTCCTCGTCTTGGGTTCTATATGAGGACGACCTTCGGTCGTCATTGATcaatcaatcttcttcttcctcctccaaaaagttattctgagaaacataaagtagaatTCGTCAGGGTCAAGTTCTTGTGCAAGAACTTGTACCAGATAGTTGTATCCTCTAGATAGACGTCCGAATCTACAGCACAAGTAGGGGcgaatttctgtcttaggtcACTGCACTGCAGGCCTCTATCTGATCAAGTTAGTAAATTCAATTTCGAATTAAAGTTTTTTGATTTCTATTAATTATTTGCTATTATATATTCAATTTGTGTTCTATATTAGATTATATACACTGCTACCATTCGTAGATACTGATTGGTTGTAACAATCTAAGACAGAAATTCTTCGCAATGGATCAATCTGTATCTACCATGAAGAATCATGTGGAGAAACCTGAGAAATTCAAGGGCTCTGACTTCAAACGCTGGCAACAGAAGATGTTGTTTTACTTGACAACTCTTCATGTGGCAAATGTTCTCACAACCGAGGCTCCCAAGGCTTTACCggaaggagaaggagatgatGTTCCAACTGATGCTCAAAAGGCCGAAAATCAAAGGGCTATAGAGTCCTGGGCAAGTAATGAGTTTCTGTGCAGGAATTACATCCTCAATGCCTTAGACGATTCCTTGTATGATATTTATTCGTCATTCAAAACAGCAAAGGAATTGTGGGAGTCATTGGACAACAAGTACAAGACTGAAGTTGCTTGTTCAAAGAAGTTTGTCATTGGCAAGTTTCTGAACTACAAGATGGTTGATGCCAAATCTGTTGTCAAGCAAGTGGAGGAACTCCAAGTCATTGTTCATGAGTTAGATGAAGAAGGTATGGGACTGAACTCGAATTTTCTTGTTGGTTCTGTTATTGAAAAGTTACCTCCTTCATGGAAAGATTTCAAAGTATATCTGAAACATCTAACTGAGGACATGAATTTTGAGCAATTGGTTCTGAAACTTCGTGTTGAAGAGGATCACCGGAAGAATGAAAGGGCTGATGCTACTTCTATGGAGCCAAACGCAAACATGATTGGAGGAAGTCCAAAGGCCAAGTTTCAGAAAAACAAAGGCAAGAATGTTGCTGCCAAACCAAGTCTTGCTGCTGCCAAGAAGTCACTCGCCCCACAAAAGACCAAAGTTTTCAAAAAACCACAAACTGGTGGATGTTGGGTGTGTGGCAAACCAGGGCATAGAGCAAAAGAATGTCACTTCAAAAAAGATCAAGGAGGTGGTGGTTCTGGAAATTCCAACAAACAAGCAAACCTTGCTGAaactgaaaatcaattcattggAGTGGTTTCTGCAGCAAATCTGGTAACTAATTCAACTGATTGGTGGATTGATACCGGTGCTTCAATGCACGTATGCTCTGCAAGGGAGATATTCACTTCATACCAGCCAATCAAGGAAGGCGAACCTTTGTTCATGGGGAATGCCACAACTGCCAAAGTTGAAGGAAAAGGGAAGGTGATTCTGAAATTCACTTCTGGAAAAGAACTTGTACTTACTAATGTACTTCATGTGCCTGAAATATGTAAGAACCTAGTGTCTGGTCCTGTTCTAAGCAACGAGGGATTCAAACTAGTGTTCGAATCTGACAAATTTGTACTCACCAAGGGTGGGGTGTATGTAGGAAAGGGTTACCTTAGTGAAGGGCTCTTTAAACTAAATGCTGTACCTACTATGGTTGCtgctattaataataataatgcagGCACTAGCGCTGCTTCTATGTACATGGTTGAGTCTTCTTCCTTATGGCATTCTAGATTAGGCCATGTTAATTTTCGTTCTTTACAAAGAATGTTAAATTTAGGCATGCTGCCAAAGTGTTCAATGAATAAAATGACTAAGTGTGAAATCTGCATTGAATCAAAATATGCAGGTCACTCTCACAAATCTGTAGAGAAATCCAATGAAGTACTTGGTTTAATCCATAGTGATTTGTGTGATTTTAAATCAACTCCAACTCGTGGGGGAAAGAATTATTATATATCATTCATAGATGATTGCAGTAAATATTGTTATGTATATTTGATACATAGCAAAGATGAGGCTTTAAATatgttcaaaacatataaagctGAAGTTGAAAATCAACTtgggaaaagaataaaaattctaAGATCTGATAGAGGTGGAGAATATGAATCCAAAGACTTTGCAGAATTTTGTTCCTCTCATGGCATTGTGCATCAAACTACAGCTCCATatactccacaacaaaatggagtagcCGAACGAAAGAATAGAACCTTGAAGAATATGATAAATTCAATGTTAATTAGTTCGGGAGCACCACATAATCTATGGGGAGAGGCTTTGCTTACTGCAAATATGATATTAAATAGGATTCCTCATAAACTAAGTGATCAATCTCCTTATGAACTATGGAAAGGAAGATTGCCTACTTATAAAACTATGAAAGTGTGGGGTTGTCTTGCTAAAGTTCAAGTTCCCTTTCCGAAGAGAACTAAACTTGGACCAAAAACAATAGATTGCATATATATTGGCCATGCCAATAATAGTGCTGCCTATAGATTTTTGGTTTACAAATCCGATATTGCTGATATAAGCATAAACACAATAATAGAATCTGCTGAAGCAGAATTTTTTGAAGACAATTTTCCTTACAAGGATAGAACAAATCCAAGGAAAAGAACGTATGAAGATAATACGCTGCCTCAAAGTGAGTTAAACAAAAATACTGAAATTGGGGAAAATGATACTTCTACTGTTCAAGAAGAAATTCTAGAACCAAGGAGAAGTAAACGTGGAAAGATTGCTAAAGAGTTTGGACCCGAATTTATGACCTTTAATCTTGAAGGAGAACCTCAAACATATAAGGGTGCCATGGAATCCTCGGAAGCACCTTATTGGAAAGAGGCTATTCAAAATGAAGTGGAATCCATTATACAAAATAATACTTGGACATTGGTTGATTTGCCTCCTGGACATAAACCAATAGGCCATAAATGGATTTTTAAAAGAAAGATGAGACCTGATGGTACAATAGAAAAATACAAAGCTCGTATAGTAGCTAAAGGGTATCGTCAAAAAGAAGGTGTAGATTTTTTCGACACTTATTCGCCGGTGACAAGAATTACGTCCATACGAACTCTAATTGCTATAGCAGCTGTACACAATTTGGAAAtacaccaaatggatgtgaaaaccgCATTTCTAAATGGCGAACTAGATGAAGAAATCTACATGGAACAACCTGAAGGGTTTATTGTTAAAGGTCAAGAAAATAAAGTTTGTAAATTAGTTAAGTCACTTTACGGACTTAAACAAGCTCCCAAGCAATGGCATGAGAAATTTGATAATACACTATTATCAAATGGATTCAACATTAATGAATGTGACAAATGTGTCTATGTCAAAGAATGCAAAAACGCATTTGTCATTGTATGCTtatatgtggacgacatgctcaTTATGGGAACGAGTAAGGATGTaataaatcaaacaaagaaaatgttgcATTCctcatttgatatgaaagatatgGGAATTGCGGACGTGATTCTTGGTATTCGAATTCAAAGGAATTCGGATGGTTACATACTTACTCAATCTCATTATGTAGAAACAGTCCTT
This portion of the Rosa chinensis cultivar Old Blush chromosome 1, RchiOBHm-V2, whole genome shotgun sequence genome encodes:
- the LOC112180655 gene encoding leucine carboxyl methyltransferase 1 homolog isoform X2 is translated as MAKPVADWQSNKEAVQATNDDASASKLSCVKKGYMKDDYVHLFVRRPVRRSPIINRGYFARWAALRKLMNQFLDTEVGEKGGLKKQILSLGAGFDTTYFQLQDEGRAPYLYVELDFKEVTRKKATIIETCSQMGDKISATASISRERGEVLSDCYKLLPVDLRDIHQLNEVIALAGMDPSLPTFIIAECVLIYIDPESSRAIVSWASKTFSTAIFFLYEQIHPDDAFGQQMIRNLESRGCSLLGIHDTPTLQAKERLFLDRGWQRAVAWDMLRVYSSFVEAQEKRRIERLELFDEFEEWHMMQEHYCVAYAINDAMNLFEDFGFPKEQQKHEPIPSSSASP
- the LOC112180655 gene encoding leucine carboxyl methyltransferase 1 homolog isoform X3, producing the protein MAKPVADWQSNKEAVQATNDDASASKLSCVKKGYMKDDYVHLFVRRPVRRSPIINRGYFARWAALRKLMNQFLDTEVGEKGGLKKQILSLGAGFDTTYFQLQDEGRAPYLYVELDFKEVTRKKATIIETCSQMGDKISATASISRVHHFCIFTFVERGEVLSDCYKLLPVDLRDIHQLNEVIALAGMDPSLPTFIIAECVLIYIDPESSRAIVSWASKTFSTAIFFLYEQIHPDDAFGQQMIRNLESRGCSLLGIHDTPTLQAKERLFLDRGWQRAVAWDMLRVYSSFVEAQEKRRIERLELFDEFEEWHMMQNLFEDFGFPKEQQKHEPIPSSSASP
- the LOC112180655 gene encoding leucine carboxyl methyltransferase 1 homolog isoform X1, which encodes MAKPVADWQSNKEAVQATNDDASASKLSCVKKGYMKDDYVHLFVRRPVRRSPIINRGYFARWAALRKLMNQFLDTEVGEKGGLKKQILSLGAGFDTTYFQLQDEGRAPYLYVELDFKEVTRKKATIIETCSQMGDKISATASISRVHHFCIFTFVERGEVLSDCYKLLPVDLRDIHQLNEVIALAGMDPSLPTFIIAECVLIYIDPESSRAIVSWASKTFSTAIFFLYEQIHPDDAFGQQMIRNLESRGCSLLGIHDTPTLQAKERLFLDRGWQRAVAWDMLRVYSSFVEAQEKRRIERLELFDEFEEWHMMQEHYCVAYAINDAMNLFEDFGFPKEQQKHEPIPSSSASP